A single window of Candoia aspera isolate rCanAsp1 chromosome 3, rCanAsp1.hap2, whole genome shotgun sequence DNA harbors:
- the ZHX3 gene encoding zinc fingers and homeoboxes protein 3, with protein sequence MASKRKSTTPCMIPAKMLAPQKSVSASVGVNHEGTHQAVVPITLPDCDTAVNNHGSGALSNGHNGIIESTSYRCTCCNFSTQELNQFLSHIDSEHIDFSKDPSFLCVKCSFLVKSHSDLSRHNAEHHVGETNLSWNVVKQANHMIVEQTTGTTSGSQDHLGDTPAEGQDSQAEIIITKTPIMKIMKTKPEIKKIHTLKENVSSTSVKDVATKGELSFTNGSVPVSQSVKSTPVVNGSVVGNVPVLQAGITQLVQLQQQAQVHQHLPTSKSLPKVMIPLSSIPTYNAAMDSNSFLKNSFHKFPYPTKAELCYLTVVTKYPEEQLKIWFTAQRLKQGISWSPEEIEDARKKMFNTVIQSVPQSTITVLNTPLVASPSSVQHLIQASLPGHSVGKPEGASGMLVTQPIITDGLQGTTSSRAIAVTSIPKTQIAKPPTTVSVSSIASTVNVVSAAQSQLSACPNISSQAFLDPNLFKNKKSYEQLSALKDSFCRNQFPGQTEVEHLTKITGLSTRDVRKWFSDRRYHCRNVRGSKPVVGGDSTIIIDSVPEITFTTSPKTTLELTSTSAATPVHTPARRQSWHQAPDFSTTKYKERAPEQLRALESSFAQNPFPLEEEVDRLRSETKMTRREIDSWFSEQRKRQVVKETKPADEDAEDESIEEEDDLDDLRMSSENGSLDGAGSSQIPGERKVTPIKINLRNFKVTESNGKSELAALGAHAARENSLSRAQKPRLSFKKTAQQRHLLKQLFVKTQRPTNEHYDQICCQTGLPRVEVIRWFGDSRYGLKNGNLRWYENYKKGIFPKGLSVSSEVSQEILQDYFQKNKVLYEDDLLDLCERTQMTTSQVRLWFAERLGEEGKAVSDAGSDGQSSSVGDPANSQKGTFDTFSEVSENSESWEPGGQDGSSEFGDTDSHLPAIHSEMD encoded by the exons ATGGCCAGCAAAAGGAAATCCACAACACCTTGCATGATACCAGCCAAAATGTTGGCCCCACAGAAATCAGTATCAGCTTCTGTTGGAGTAAATCATGAAGGAACTCATCAAGCAGTTGTTCCCATCACTCTGCCTGATTGTGATACCGCTGTTAATAATCACGGTAGTGGGGCCTTGTCCAATGGACATAATGGAATTATAGAGAGCACTTCTTATAGATGTACATGTTGCAATTTCAGCACTCAAGAACTTAATCAATTCCTGAGTCACATTGATTCTGAGCACATAGACTTTAGTAAAGACCCCTCCTTTTTGTGTGTGAAATGCAGTTTCTTGGTAAAGAGCCACAGTGATCTTTCTCGTCACAATGCAGAGCACCATGTTGGAGAAACAAATTTAAGCTGGAATGTTGTGAAACAAGCTAACCACATGATTGTGGAGCAGACTACTGGAACCACCAGTGGTAGTCAGGACCACTTGGGGGATACCCCTGCGGAAGGTCAGGATAGTCAAGCTGAAATTATTATTACCAAAACACCCATTATGAAgataatgaaaacaaaaccagaaattaaaaaaatccaCACATTGAAAGAAAATGTATCTAGTACATCAGTCAAGGATGTAGCGACAAAAGGGGAACTGTCATTCACCAATGGATCGGTGCCGGTTAGCCAATCTGTCAAATCAACCCCTGTTGTCAATGGTTCAGTAGTTGGAAATGTACCTGTTCTGCAAGCAGGCATAACCCAACTTGTGCAACTGCAACAGCAAGCACAAGTTCACCAGCACCTACCAACATCAAAATCCCTTCCTAAGGTAATGATTCCCTTGAGTAGTATTCCAACTTATAATGCAGCAATGGATTCTAACAGTTTTCTTAAAAACTCTTTTCATAAGTTTCCCTACCCTACCAAAGCTGAACTTTGCTATTTGACTGTTGTGACCAAGTATCCAGAAGAGCAGCTGAAAATTTGGTTTACAGCCCAGAGGTTGAAACAGGGTATCAGCTGGTCACCTGAGGAGATAGAAGATGCACGGAAGAAAATGTTTAACACTGTGATTCAGTCTGTTCCCCAGTCCACTATTACGGTATTGAATACACCTTTAGTTGCAAGTCCTAGTAGCGTTCAGCATCTCATTCAGGCCAGTTTGCCTGGCCATTcagttggaaaacctgaaggagcAAGTGGTATGCTGGTCACCCAACCAATAATAACAGATGGACTTCAGGGAACAACCTCATCTCGTGCAATAGCTGTAACGTCCATTCCAAAGACCCAGATAGCTAAGCCACCAACCACTGTGTCAGTTTCCAGCATTGCATCGACTGTGAATGTAGTTAGTGCTGCTCAGTCACAACTTTCTGCTTGCCCAAACATCTCTTCACAAGCATTCTTAGATCCTAACTTATTCAAAAATAAGAAGTCTTATGAACAGTTGTCTGCACTGAAAGATAGTTTCTGTAGGAATCAGTTCCCTGGCCAAACTGAAGTTGAGCATCTGACAAAAATCACGGGACTTAGCACCAGAGATGTTCGAAAGTGGTTTAGTGATAGGAGATACCACTGTAGAAATGTAAGAGGCAGCAAACCTGTGGTTGGTGGGGATAGTACAATAATAATAGATTCTGTACCTGAAATCACCTTTACCACTTCACCAAAAACAACCCTGGAGTTAACTTCCACATCAGCAGCAACACCTGTTCACACACCAGCACGTCGGCAATCCTGGCATCAGGCCCCTGATTTCTCCACTACAAAATATAAGGAGAGGGCCCCAGAACAACTCAGAGCTTTGGAGAGCAGTTTTGCACAAAATCCCTTCCCTTTAGAGGAGGAAGTAGACCGTCTGAGAAGTGAAACTAAAATGACAAGGAGAGAGATTGACAGCTGGTTCTCAGAGCAGAGGAAAAGACAAGTGGTCAAAGAAACAAAACCAGCAGATGAAGATGCTGAGGATGAGTCTATAGAAGAGGAAGATGATTTGGATGACTTGAGAATGTCAAGTGAAAATGGTTCCTTGGATGGAGCTGGGAGCTCTCAAATTCCAGGTGAACGTAAAGTGACCCCAATAAAAatcaaccttaggaactttaaggtGACAGAATCAAATGGGAAAAGTGAGTTGGCAGCTTTGGGTGCCCATGCAGCAAGAGAGAATTCTCTTAGCAGGGCACAGAAACCCAGGCTAAGCTTTAAAAAGACTGCTCAGCAGAGGCATTTACTTAAACAGCTCTTTGTAAAGACACAACGTCCTACTAATGAACACTATGACCAAATATGTTGTCAGACTGGACTTCCCAGGGTTGAAGTAATTCGCTGGTTTGGAGATAGCCGCTATGGCTTAAAAAATGGAAATCTAAGGTGGTATGAAAACTACAAGAAAGGTATTTTTCCTAAAGGCCTCTCAGTTTCCAGTGAGGTCAGCCAGGAGATCCTCCAAGACTATTTTCAAAAGAACAAGGTTCTATATGAAGATGATCTCCTGGATCTCTGTGAAAGAACTCAGATGACCACTTCGCAGGTTAGATTGTGGTTTGCTGAAAGGTTAGGGGAAGAAGGCAAGGCAGTATCTGATGCAGGTAGCGATGGTCAGTCCTCAAGTGTTGGTGACCCAGCCAACAGTCAGAAAGGAACTTTTGATACTTTTTCTGAAGTTTCTGAGAACAGTGAATCTTGGGAacctggaggccaagatggaagCTCAGAATTTGGAGATACAGATAGTCATCTGCCGGCAATACATTCTG AAATGGATTGA